One Gammaproteobacteria bacterium DNA window includes the following coding sequences:
- the rlmKL gene encoding bifunctional 23S rRNA (guanine(2069)-N(7))-methyltransferase RlmK/23S rRNA (guanine(2445)-N(2))-methyltransferase RlmL yields MDRDRLTFFVSTPRGLADLLADELRALGVESVRPAATGVAFRGPLEQAYRTCLWSRTASRVLLTLGHLDAGSPDALYQGLLAVPWEEHLSPDGTLAVDVDGASEVFRHTRFAAQRVKDGVVDRLRSVHGRRPSVRFERPDLRLRLHLDGTAATLSLDLSGEPLHRRGYRLDGVEAPLRENLAAGILLRAGWGAIAAAGGALLDPMCGSGTLPIEAAFIAGDRAPGLRRGHWGFTGWLGHRPAMWRRLLDEAEQRAGAGSSRLPPILGFDQDRRAVQAARANAERAGLDARLRFETRALGELSAPPDTTPGLLVVNPPYGHRLGEPEALPSLYRLLGERLRTTFADWQAAVFTSDAGLAAAIGQRPRRTHVLWNGPIECRLLRFAPAAQHREPLAGRAGPPSPSGPPGSPPPGGATAPGPAPETAPRAPPPELSPGASMLANRLRKNLAALGRWARRTGVTCYRIYDRDLPEYAAAVDLYSGDREALHVQEYAAPASVDPQAATVRLGELLDALARVTGVAPGDIHLKVRQRQRGRAQYTRLGAQGRAMEVREGECRFLVNLTDYLDTGLFLDHRETRRVIAELASGARFLNLFSYTGTATVCAARGGATASDSVDLSRTYLEWARRNLDLNGVTGPEHQLVQADCVGWLEEQAAGRRRQPGYGLIFLDPPTFSNSKRMTEVLDVQRDHVRLVRLAAALLAPAGTLLFSTNRHGFRLDREALADLAPQDLTRRTIPRDFERSPQVHQCWRLTRGG; encoded by the coding sequence ATGGACCGAGACCGTCTGACCTTCTTCGTGAGCACCCCGCGCGGGCTGGCCGACCTGCTCGCCGACGAGCTTCGCGCCCTCGGGGTGGAGTCCGTCCGCCCGGCCGCGACCGGCGTCGCCTTTCGCGGGCCCCTGGAGCAGGCCTATCGCACCTGCCTGTGGTCGCGGACCGCGAGCCGCGTGCTGCTGACCCTGGGCCACCTCGATGCCGGCAGCCCCGATGCACTCTACCAGGGCCTGCTGGCCGTCCCCTGGGAAGAGCACCTCTCCCCCGACGGCACCCTCGCGGTCGACGTGGACGGCGCGAGCGAGGTCTTCCGTCACACCCGCTTCGCGGCCCAGCGGGTCAAGGACGGGGTCGTGGACCGCCTGCGGTCCGTGCACGGACGCAGGCCCTCCGTGCGCTTCGAGCGTCCCGACCTGCGCCTGCGCCTGCACCTGGACGGCACCGCCGCGACGCTCTCCCTGGACCTCTCGGGCGAGCCCCTGCACCGCCGGGGGTACCGCCTCGACGGGGTGGAGGCACCGCTGCGGGAGAACCTCGCCGCCGGGATCCTGCTGCGGGCGGGCTGGGGGGCGATCGCCGCCGCCGGCGGCGCCCTCCTCGACCCCATGTGCGGCTCGGGGACCCTGCCTATCGAGGCGGCGTTCATCGCCGGTGACCGGGCCCCCGGCCTTCGCCGGGGGCACTGGGGCTTCACGGGGTGGCTCGGTCACCGCCCCGCGATGTGGCGCCGCTTGTTGGACGAAGCGGAGCAGCGGGCGGGGGCCGGGTCCTCCCGGCTGCCACCTATCCTCGGCTTCGACCAGGACCGCCGCGCCGTGCAGGCCGCGCGCGCCAATGCCGAGCGGGCCGGCCTCGACGCGCGCCTGCGGTTCGAGACCCGGGCGCTCGGCGAGCTCTCCGCGCCTCCGGACACGACCCCGGGTCTCCTCGTCGTCAACCCGCCCTACGGTCACCGGTTGGGGGAGCCCGAGGCACTGCCGAGCCTCTACCGGCTCCTGGGGGAACGGCTGCGCACCACGTTCGCGGATTGGCAGGCCGCCGTCTTCACCTCCGACGCAGGCCTCGCGGCCGCGATCGGGCAGCGCCCGCGACGCACCCACGTCCTGTGGAATGGCCCCATCGAGTGCCGGCTGCTGCGCTTTGCTCCGGCCGCCCAGCACCGGGAGCCCCTGGCCGGCCGCGCCGGGCCGCCCTCCCCGTCAGGGCCGCCGGGCAGTCCACCGCCCGGCGGCGCGACGGCTCCGGGCCCCGCGCCGGAGACCGCGCCGCGCGCGCCGCCCCCCGAGCTGTCTCCCGGGGCCTCGATGCTCGCCAACCGCCTGCGCAAGAACCTCGCCGCGCTCGGCCGATGGGCGCGCCGCACGGGGGTCACCTGCTACCGGATCTACGACCGGGACCTGCCCGAGTATGCCGCCGCGGTGGACCTGTACTCCGGCGATCGAGAGGCCCTGCACGTCCAGGAGTATGCTGCGCCGGCCAGCGTGGACCCCCAGGCGGCCACCGTCCGCCTGGGCGAGCTGCTGGACGCCCTGGCGCGGGTCACCGGGGTCGCCCCCGGGGACATCCACCTCAAGGTCCGCCAGCGCCAGCGTGGGAGAGCCCAGTACACCCGTCTCGGCGCCCAGGGCCGGGCGATGGAGGTCCGCGAGGGCGAGTGCCGGTTCCTGGTGAACCTGACGGACTATCTGGACACCGGTCTCTTCCTGGACCACCGGGAGACCCGGCGGGTCATCGCCGAGCTGGCCTCCGGGGCGCGCTTCCTCAACCTGTTCTCCTACACGGGGACGGCGACGGTGTGCGCGGCGCGGGGGGGAGCCACCGCGAGCGACTCCGTGGACCTCTCCAGGACCTACCTCGAGTGGGCGCGCCGCAATCTGGACCTGAACGGCGTGACGGGCCCCGAGCACCAACTGGTCCAGGCCGACTGCGTCGGCTGGCTCGAGGAGCAGGCGGCGGGCCGAAGACGCCAGCCCGGATACGGCCTCATCTTCCTGGACCCACCGACCTTCTCGAACTCCAAGCGCATGACGGAGGTGCTGGACGTGC